From Myxococcus stipitatus, one genomic window encodes:
- a CDS encoding SBBP repeat-containing protein, with translation MKQSLWSMLGLAGAVCVAGASLEAEAQLSPTGWARQFGGTAEDQAQAVAVAGGNVYVVGHTANALGAQPYAGSQDIFVAKYDNAGNAQWVRLLGTPERDRATAVATDAAGNVYVVGHTFGGFDFYVNAGGIDSFVAKYDAQGNRLWLRQFGTQMDDFATAVAVSDKVFVAGYTGGDFVNGGNPFQYDVYVALYDTAGNPYWLQQYGSPNGDVATGIAVTPSHEIYVAGETSGSMDGTTTPTGSDIFVMKLDILGTLQWARQLDASGNDHGTGVAVGPDGGVYVSGYTFGQPDGNASNGLFDALLARYDGAGNRQWSRLVGGAGADYAHGVTVAVNNTVLLAGRVGDSLDGLPHAGWDDVFVARFDALGTKLSSRVLGTPTIEVTRGVAVDAAGNAFVAGYTYGALTGAPSAGSYDAFLIRF, from the coding sequence ATGAAGCAATCCCTGTGGAGCATGTTGGGCCTGGCCGGCGCCGTCTGCGTGGCGGGCGCGTCCCTGGAAGCCGAGGCACAGCTTTCCCCGACGGGCTGGGCCCGCCAGTTCGGCGGGACGGCCGAGGACCAGGCGCAGGCGGTGGCCGTCGCCGGCGGCAACGTCTACGTCGTCGGCCACACGGCGAACGCGCTGGGCGCGCAGCCCTACGCGGGGAGCCAGGACATCTTCGTGGCGAAGTACGACAACGCCGGCAACGCGCAGTGGGTCCGGCTGCTGGGGACGCCGGAGCGCGACCGCGCCACCGCCGTCGCCACCGACGCGGCCGGCAACGTCTACGTCGTGGGCCACACCTTCGGCGGCTTCGACTTCTACGTGAACGCGGGAGGCATCGACTCCTTCGTCGCCAAGTACGACGCCCAGGGCAACCGCTTGTGGCTGCGACAGTTCGGCACGCAGATGGACGACTTCGCCACCGCCGTCGCGGTGAGCGACAAGGTGTTCGTCGCGGGCTACACCGGCGGCGACTTCGTCAACGGCGGCAACCCCTTCCAGTACGACGTCTACGTCGCCCTCTACGACACGGCCGGCAACCCGTACTGGCTCCAGCAGTACGGCTCGCCCAACGGCGACGTGGCCACGGGAATCGCCGTGACGCCCTCGCACGAAATCTACGTGGCGGGCGAGACGTCGGGCAGCATGGACGGCACCACCACGCCCACCGGCAGCGACATCTTCGTGATGAAGCTCGACATCCTCGGCACGCTCCAGTGGGCGCGCCAGCTGGACGCCTCCGGCAACGACCACGGCACCGGCGTGGCGGTGGGCCCGGACGGCGGCGTCTACGTCAGCGGCTACACCTTCGGCCAGCCGGACGGGAACGCCTCCAACGGCCTCTTCGACGCGCTGCTCGCCCGTTACGACGGCGCGGGCAACCGCCAGTGGAGCCGCCTGGTCGGTGGGGCCGGGGCGGACTACGCGCACGGCGTCACGGTCGCCGTCAACAACACCGTCCTGCTCGCCGGCCGGGTCGGCGACTCGCTCGACGGCCTGCCGCACGCCGGGTGGGACGACGTGTTCGTCGCCCGGTTCGACGCGCTCGGCACGAAGCTGTCCTCGCGCGTGCTCGGGACGCCCACCATCGAGGTCACGCGCGGCGTGGCCGTGGACGCCGCCGGCAACGCGTTCGTCGCGGGTTATACCTACGGCGCGCTGACGGGCGCCCCGAGCGCCGGCAGCTACGATGCCTTCCTGATCCGGTTCTGA
- a CDS encoding 23S rRNA (pseudouridine(1915)-N(3))-methyltransferase RlmH, whose protein sequence is MKVRLLSIGKDRSGLYEPAVQEYARRLTHYTRFELVELSEASGRKLKPGDAKAAEADAILDKRKPQDLLVALDERGALLDSVELSRYVAKAQTGAKDLLFVIGGDEGLDTRVRDAANLTLSLSKMTLPHRLARVVLVEQLYRAFTILKGEPYHK, encoded by the coding sequence CTGAAGGTCCGCCTGCTCTCCATCGGCAAGGACCGCTCGGGCCTGTACGAGCCGGCGGTCCAGGAGTACGCCCGCCGCCTGACGCACTACACCCGCTTCGAGCTGGTGGAGCTGTCCGAGGCGAGCGGCCGCAAGCTCAAGCCCGGCGACGCGAAGGCCGCCGAGGCCGACGCCATCCTCGACAAGCGCAAGCCCCAGGACCTGCTGGTGGCGCTCGACGAGCGCGGCGCGCTGCTCGATTCGGTGGAGCTCAGCCGCTACGTCGCCAAGGCGCAGACGGGCGCCAAGGACCTGCTGTTCGTCATCGGCGGGGACGAGGGCCTGGACACGCGCGTGCGCGACGCGGCGAACCTGACGCTGTCGCTGTCGAAGATGACGCTGCCCCACCGGCTGGCGCGCGTGGTGCTCGTGGAGCAGCTCTACCGGGCCTTCACCATCCTGAAGGGCGAGCCGTACCACAAGTAG
- the gpmI gene encoding 2,3-bisphosphoglycerate-independent phosphoglycerate mutase codes for MKPAHKVLLCILDGWGIRQERESNAILLAGTPNLDKLTGPYPFTELQTSGLAVGLPEGQMGNSEVGHTNIGAGRIVYQDLVRINRAAESGELAQNPVLRAAMEGVKADGKALHLLGLVSPGGVHSSMEHLFALLRAAREKGVPHVYVHAFLDGRDTPPQSALGYVEELERFLHETHSGRIATVSGRYYAMDRDKRWDRVQLAYEALVFGRGPKAPDALSAIRASYEEKVTDEFVKPTVLATGDGTPVGRIQDGDTVLFFNFRADRAREMTQALAYPEFKEFDRGGLRLGRYVCMTQYDETFDLPVAFAPDQPQDIFPELLSRQGLRQFRTAETEKYAHVTFFFNGGREVVYPGEDRHLVPSPRDVKTYDLKPEMSAREVTAELVRRLDSGAYDFALVNFANPDMVGHSGRLDAAMQAVRVVDECLGVLGKACERNGWVMAISADHGNCEQMVDPVTGEPHTAHTLNPVPFHLIHPAFRGQKLRPGILADIAPTLCKVMNLPQSKEMNRQGVLP; via the coding sequence ATGAAACCCGCGCACAAGGTCCTGCTGTGCATCCTGGATGGCTGGGGTATCCGCCAGGAGCGTGAGTCGAACGCCATCCTGCTGGCTGGCACCCCGAACCTCGACAAGCTGACGGGCCCCTACCCGTTCACCGAGTTGCAGACCTCGGGCCTGGCCGTGGGCCTGCCCGAGGGGCAGATGGGCAACTCGGAGGTGGGCCACACCAACATCGGCGCGGGGCGCATCGTCTACCAGGACCTGGTGCGCATCAACCGCGCGGCGGAGTCCGGCGAGCTGGCGCAGAACCCGGTGCTGCGCGCCGCCATGGAGGGCGTGAAGGCGGACGGCAAGGCGCTGCACCTGTTGGGGCTGGTGTCGCCCGGCGGCGTGCACTCGTCCATGGAGCACCTGTTCGCCCTGCTGCGCGCCGCGCGGGAGAAGGGCGTGCCGCACGTCTACGTCCACGCCTTCCTCGACGGGCGCGACACGCCGCCGCAGAGCGCGCTGGGCTACGTGGAGGAGCTGGAGCGCTTCCTCCACGAGACGCACTCGGGCCGCATCGCCACGGTGAGCGGGCGCTACTACGCCATGGACCGCGACAAGCGGTGGGACCGCGTGCAGCTGGCCTACGAGGCCCTGGTGTTCGGCAGGGGCCCCAAGGCGCCGGACGCGCTGTCCGCCATCCGCGCGTCCTACGAGGAGAAGGTGACGGACGAGTTCGTGAAGCCCACGGTGCTGGCCACGGGCGACGGCACGCCGGTGGGGCGCATCCAGGATGGCGACACCGTCCTCTTCTTCAACTTCCGCGCGGACCGCGCGCGGGAGATGACGCAGGCGCTGGCGTACCCGGAGTTCAAGGAGTTCGACCGGGGCGGGCTCAGGCTGGGCCGCTACGTCTGCATGACCCAGTACGACGAGACCTTCGACCTGCCGGTGGCCTTCGCGCCGGACCAGCCCCAGGACATCTTCCCGGAGCTGCTGTCGCGCCAGGGGCTGCGCCAGTTCCGCACGGCGGAGACGGAGAAGTACGCGCACGTCACGTTCTTCTTCAACGGCGGCCGCGAGGTCGTCTACCCGGGCGAGGACCGCCACCTGGTCCCCAGCCCGCGCGACGTGAAGACGTATGACCTGAAGCCGGAGATGTCCGCGCGCGAGGTGACGGCGGAGCTGGTGCGGCGGCTGGACTCCGGCGCGTATGACTTCGCGCTGGTGAACTTCGCCAACCCGGACATGGTGGGCCACAGCGGCCGGCTGGACGCGGCGATGCAGGCGGTGCGGGTGGTGGACGAGTGCCTGGGCGTGCTCGGCAAGGCGTGCGAGCGCAACGGCTGGGTGATGGCCATCTCCGCCGACCACGGCAACTGCGAGCAGATGGTGGACCCGGTGACGGGCGAGCCGCACACCGCGCACACGCTCAACCCGGTGCCCTTCCACCTCATCCACCCGGCGTTCCGGGGACAGAAGCTGCGGCCCGGCATCCTCGCGGACATCGCTCCCACGCTGTGCAAGGTGATGAACCTGCCCCAGTCGAAGGAGATGAACCGGCAGGGCGTGCTGCCCTGA
- a CDS encoding RNA ligase RtcB family protein codes for MSTTPSSDPASLRAHAQVRIIASPQSWVEGEAVKQLEAVSRLPGMRLAVGLPDLHPGKGAPVGAAFTSQGRFYPYLVGNDIGCGMGLWDVGLPARKAKAERWAAKLDVEGSWSGDAEGFLAEHGVKPTGFEAALGTVGGGNHFAEVQRVETVHDAEAFAALGLSADRLLLLVHSGSRGLGEAILRAHVDRHAAGGLEEDTDEARAYLTRHDHAVAWARANRALVARRVLDGIGAPGRRVLDVCHNSVTPLHGPDGRQWLHRKGAAPADEGPVVIPGSRGALSYLVVPQGDGAGSAHSLAHGAGRKWTRTAARERMRERFTAESLTRTTFKSHVVCENKDLLFEEAPPAYKPIDRVVTDLVEAGLARVVATLAPVLTYKTRSHEE; via the coding sequence ATGAGCACCACCCCCTCCTCCGACCCCGCCTCCCTCCGCGCGCACGCCCAGGTGCGCATCATCGCGTCGCCCCAATCGTGGGTGGAGGGAGAGGCGGTGAAACAGCTCGAGGCCGTGTCGCGGCTGCCCGGCATGCGGCTGGCGGTGGGACTGCCGGACCTGCACCCCGGCAAGGGCGCGCCGGTGGGCGCCGCCTTCACCTCCCAGGGCCGCTTCTATCCCTACCTGGTGGGCAACGACATCGGCTGTGGCATGGGGTTGTGGGACGTGGGGCTGCCGGCGCGCAAGGCGAAGGCGGAGCGGTGGGCGGCGAAGCTGGACGTCGAGGGGAGCTGGAGCGGCGACGCGGAGGGCTTCCTCGCGGAGCACGGGGTGAAGCCCACGGGCTTCGAGGCGGCGCTGGGAACGGTGGGCGGCGGCAACCACTTCGCGGAGGTGCAGCGGGTGGAGACGGTGCACGACGCGGAGGCGTTCGCGGCGCTGGGCCTGTCGGCGGACCGGCTGCTGCTGCTGGTCCACTCCGGCTCGCGAGGGCTGGGCGAGGCCATCCTCCGGGCCCACGTGGACCGGCACGCGGCGGGCGGGCTGGAGGAGGACACGGACGAGGCCCGGGCCTACCTGACGCGGCATGACCACGCGGTGGCCTGGGCGCGGGCGAACCGGGCGCTGGTGGCGCGTCGGGTGCTCGACGGAATCGGCGCGCCGGGGCGGCGGGTGTTGGATGTCTGCCACAACAGCGTCACCCCGCTCCACGGGCCGGACGGGCGCCAGTGGCTGCACCGCAAGGGCGCGGCGCCCGCGGACGAGGGGCCGGTGGTGATTCCCGGCAGTCGCGGCGCCCTCAGCTACCTGGTGGTGCCCCAAGGGGACGGGGCGGGCAGCGCGCACAGCCTGGCCCACGGCGCGGGCCGCAAGTGGACGCGCACCGCCGCCCGCGAGCGCATGCGCGAGCGCTTCACCGCGGAGTCCCTGACGCGCACGACCTTCAAGAGCCATGTCGTCTGCGAGAACAAGGACCTGCTCTTCGAGGAGGCCCCCCCGGCGTACAAGCCCATCGACCGGGTGGTGACGGACCTGGTGGAGGCGGGGCTGGCGCGGGTGGTGGCCACGCTGGCTCCGGTGTTGACCTACAAGACGCGCTCCCACGAGGAATGA
- a CDS encoding ComF family protein, with protein sequence MARAIHRFKYEDHPELAAPLARLLAEEAGHFVAQAPTHVVALPLHTRRYHARRYDQAQLLASALARHLGRRAPVGWLTRTRETRRQVGLNEAERADNVAGAFTARPEVAGAGLLLVDDVFTTGATARAAVAALLDAGATRVEVLTLARAFTHA encoded by the coding sequence GTGGCGCGGGCCATCCATCGCTTCAAGTACGAGGACCACCCGGAGCTGGCCGCGCCCCTCGCGCGGCTGCTGGCCGAGGAGGCGGGACACTTCGTGGCCCAGGCCCCCACCCACGTGGTGGCGCTCCCCCTGCACACGCGCCGCTACCACGCGCGGAGGTACGACCAGGCGCAGCTGCTCGCCAGCGCGTTGGCGAGACACCTGGGACGGCGGGCGCCGGTGGGCTGGCTGACGCGCACGCGAGAGACCCGGCGACAGGTGGGGCTGAACGAGGCGGAGCGCGCCGACAACGTCGCCGGGGCCTTCACCGCCCGCCCGGAGGTGGCGGGTGCGGGGCTGCTGCTCGTGGACGACGTCTTCACCACGGGGGCCACCGCGCGCGCCGCCGTCGCCGCGCTCCTCGACGCCGGCGCCACGCGCGTGGAGGTGTTGACGCTGGCCCGGGCCTTCACCCACGCCTGA
- the rsfS gene encoding ribosome silencing factor: MATKKKTGTRKPKSPRATPSRAAKKSPAGKGKGKAPAAKAPARKKTAGRAPARKKAKLPVVPQQKAGPEENPQAKALAHRIGQLLVDKKGEDVVILDVRGKTSYADYIVVTSAETDRQVLAMAENVQVELKKGDAPVRALSTEGTESGGWVLLDYGEVVAHVFRTELRAHYDFEGLWADTAREKLS, translated from the coding sequence ATGGCCACGAAGAAGAAGACAGGCACCCGGAAGCCGAAGAGCCCCCGCGCCACCCCGTCCCGCGCCGCGAAGAAGTCACCCGCGGGCAAGGGCAAGGGCAAGGCGCCGGCCGCGAAGGCGCCGGCGAGGAAGAAGACGGCGGGCCGGGCTCCGGCGCGCAAGAAGGCGAAGCTCCCGGTCGTCCCGCAGCAGAAGGCGGGCCCGGAGGAGAACCCGCAGGCGAAGGCGCTGGCGCACCGCATCGGCCAGCTGCTGGTCGACAAGAAGGGGGAGGACGTCGTCATCCTCGACGTGCGGGGCAAGACGTCCTACGCGGACTACATCGTCGTCACGTCGGCGGAGACGGACCGTCAGGTGCTCGCCATGGCGGAGAACGTCCAGGTGGAGCTCAAGAAGGGCGACGCGCCGGTGCGCGCCCTCAGCACGGAGGGCACGGAGTCGGGCGGCTGGGTGCTGCTCGACTACGGCGAGGTGGTGGCGCACGTGTTCCGCACCGAACTGCGCGCCCACTACGACTTCGAGGGACTCTGGGCGGACACCGCGCGGGAGAAGCTCTCCTGA